In Candidatus Dependentiae bacterium, a genomic segment contains:
- the hflX gene encoding GTPase HflX gives MTRIATPTDAPQVKTLLVGIQAPYNKIRPIESYYEEFLSLVKTLGQQYQFTYFLKLRTIDKANFLSLGKLQELQKFCDENQIEEIIFSESLTPLQERNLEDFLDCTVWDREKLILEIFKISAQSGEGKIQVEMAAIEYLKSRLSGKGVELAQQEGYVGSKGPGETSKEVLKQHFSIQLSKARKRLESLERARDTQRKKRMESGIPLISLVGYTNSGKSSLLNALTKSNVLVEDKLFATLDTTTRELYLDSKKVALISDTVGFISQLPHHLIEAFKSTLDELKYSDLLLHVVDASNPTWKNQIDVVTDTLKNLEINKKMVLVFNKIDKLNQEQINQLKLETQEFTPKVFIHTKDKDGLTELLNFIKKHEF, from the coding sequence ATGACAAGAATTGCAACACCAACAGATGCGCCTCAAGTTAAAACTTTATTGGTAGGAATTCAAGCCCCATACAATAAAATTAGACCGATTGAATCGTACTATGAAGAATTCTTAAGTTTGGTAAAAACCTTAGGACAACAATATCAATTCACCTATTTTTTAAAACTAAGAACAATTGATAAAGCTAATTTTTTATCGTTAGGAAAATTGCAAGAATTGCAAAAATTTTGTGACGAAAATCAAATTGAAGAAATTATTTTTTCAGAAAGTTTAACGCCACTACAAGAAAGAAATCTTGAAGATTTTCTAGATTGCACCGTTTGGGACAGAGAAAAATTGATTTTGGAAATTTTTAAAATTTCAGCACAAAGCGGCGAAGGAAAAATTCAAGTAGAAATGGCTGCAATAGAATACTTAAAAAGCAGACTTTCCGGAAAAGGTGTAGAGCTTGCGCAACAAGAAGGCTATGTTGGAAGTAAAGGTCCCGGAGAAACATCCAAAGAAGTTTTAAAACAACATTTTTCAATACAACTAAGTAAAGCAAGAAAACGCCTTGAAAGCTTAGAACGAGCCCGAGACACCCAAAGAAAAAAACGCATGGAATCAGGAATACCTTTGATATCATTGGTTGGATATACAAATTCCGGAAAATCCAGCTTATTAAACGCTCTTACAAAAAGTAATGTACTTGTTGAAGATAAACTTTTTGCAACACTCGATACAACAACTAGAGAATTATATCTGGATAGTAAAAAAGTCGCTTTAATTTCCGATACGGTTGGTTTTATAAGTCAACTACCACACCATCTGATTGAAGCATTTAAGTCAACTTTGGATGAATTAAAATATTCAGACTTGTTGCTTCACGTAGTTGATGCAAGCAACCCAACCTGGAAAAATCAAATAGATGTAGTAACCGATACACTTAAAAATTTAGAAATAAATAAAAAAATGGTTTTAGTTTTTAACAAAATTGATAAATTAAACCAGGAACAGATAAACCAATTAAAATTAGAAACTCAAGAGTTTACACCGAAAGTTTTTATTCATACTAAAGATAAAGATGGCCTAACGGAATTGCTAAA
- a CDS encoding DJ-1/PfpI family protein: MQKNILFILMPKDFRDEEFYEPYNLLKEKNYNIDVAGMSQSKAIGVNGYEFMPNLSLKDLTQEKLTTYDALVIPGGPGSVTYLWSNKSIQDIILEFNKNKKIIAAICYGVIAIVEAGILINKKATVYPSLEAKDILQKHNVTFEDSGCVILKNEKIITCQGPKYANDFGHEIINLLEKK, encoded by the coding sequence ATGCAAAAAAATATCTTATTTATTTTGATGCCAAAAGACTTTAGAGATGAAGAATTTTACGAACCATATAATCTTTTAAAAGAAAAAAATTACAACATCGATGTTGCCGGCATGAGTCAAAGTAAAGCTATCGGGGTAAATGGCTACGAATTTATGCCAAATTTATCACTAAAAGATTTAACTCAAGAAAAATTAACCACTTATGATGCATTAGTAATTCCCGGCGGGCCCGGAAGTGTTACATACCTCTGGAGTAACAAATCAATTCAGGATATAATATTGGAGTTTAATAAAAATAAAAAGATAATAGCTGCTATTTGTTACGGAGTAATTGCTATAGTGGAAGCCGGTATATTAATAAATAAAAAAGCAACAGTTTATCCAAGTCTTGAGGCAAAAGACATATTGCAAAAACACAATGTAACATTTGAAGACAGTGGTTGTGTGATATTAAAAAACGAAAAAATAATTACTTGCCAAGGCCCAAAGTATGCAAATGATTTTGGACATGAAATAATAAATTTATTAGAGAAAAAATAA
- a CDS encoding GNAT family N-acetyltransferase — MLKISKKFLKLLLSVLFIIGLSTFTYIRYQQKSRLTQPIKSFNFSRPDSRKDEIKGEIITLKRLRPEYFDDFYKMHNDPSIIQRLYEAVEPEGIQYNSFMAHLKYELKKEAKGLVLSYVIFDNKEDNLIGNLEIREPDPDDPGQFGCWINPKYWGGGRLYEAFKLISQEYFRLNPNTEKFNAHVKMSNLRGYFALKKCGFKLIKTLHFKDMSSRYFLEYYNPKIEMQQN, encoded by the coding sequence GGGCTAAGTACTTTTACATATATACGCTACCAGCAAAAATCAAGACTAACACAACCAATCAAATCTTTTAATTTTAGTCGCCCAGATAGCCGAAAAGATGAAATTAAAGGCGAAATTATAACACTAAAAAGATTAAGACCCGAATATTTTGACGACTTTTATAAAATGCATAATGATCCTAGCATAATACAACGGCTTTATGAGGCCGTTGAGCCCGAAGGAATTCAATACAATTCTTTTATGGCTCATCTAAAATATGAATTAAAAAAAGAAGCCAAAGGGCTTGTTCTTAGCTATGTAATCTTTGATAACAAAGAAGACAATTTAATAGGCAATTTAGAAATTCGGGAACCGGATCCGGATGATCCAGGACAATTCGGTTGCTGGATTAATCCAAAATATTGGGGTGGCGGCAGATTATATGAGGCATTTAAATTAATATCTCAAGAATATTTTAGACTTAATCCAAATACCGAAAAATTTAACGCTCATGTAAAAATGTCAAACCTAAGAGGTTACTTTGCACTAAAAAAATGTGGCTTTAAGCTAATAAAAACTTTACATTTTAAAGATATGTCTTCAAGATATTTTTTGGAGTACTACAATCCAAAAATAGAAATGCAACAAAATTAA